Proteins encoded by one window of Bacteroidia bacterium:
- a CDS encoding outer membrane protein transport protein — protein sequence MKNFISAFLILILLCSLHVSGGGFQMLPQSHSSAGMAGAVTALQTDGSVIFYNPGGMVFLEKSNVFGGVSYSQSRIAFRSNNSGLVNRTESKNMLPFYVGGTIKLSDKMAAGIVVNTPFGYNTTWRSDWEGRYIVLSSKLNTLFIQPTLSYKFSEKLGVGAGFVFASANHKWNRALIVADGADVQFESKATGFGFNAGINYAINKKLTAALTYRSKVKLNFKNTDVTFSNIPASLVDQYPSSTNADAEMPLPSVLSIGFSYEVFKGLKLNFETNLNSWSSFDSLNYEFDASNATLNEEFRQSRKYRDALTLRLGAMYKISNKVTGRAGIAFDQTPVKENYMTPDMPDGDRYVFGIGASFNVSKAFVIEGSYNFETKAEREGVNKDTGLNGAFNSLSHCFGVGINYSF from the coding sequence ATGAAAAATTTTATTTCAGCTTTTTTAATTCTGATTCTTCTCTGTAGTCTTCATGTATCAGGTGGTGGATTTCAAATGTTACCACAAAGCCATAGTTCAGCCGGTATGGCCGGTGCGGTGACTGCATTGCAAACTGATGGTTCAGTCATATTTTACAACCCCGGTGGCATGGTTTTTCTTGAGAAAAGCAATGTTTTTGGTGGCGTTTCTTATTCGCAGTCGAGAATAGCTTTCCGTAGTAATAACAGTGGATTGGTAAATCGTACTGAATCAAAAAATATGTTGCCTTTTTATGTTGGTGGCACCATAAAGTTATCTGATAAAATGGCTGCCGGTATTGTTGTGAATACACCGTTTGGGTACAATACAACCTGGAGAAGCGATTGGGAAGGGCGATATATCGTATTGTCATCTAAGCTGAACACGCTATTTATTCAACCTACTTTATCGTATAAATTTTCTGAAAAATTAGGTGTCGGTGCAGGCTTTGTTTTTGCCAGTGCTAACCATAAATGGAATCGAGCGTTGATAGTTGCCGATGGAGCAGATGTACAATTTGAAAGTAAGGCAACCGGTTTCGGTTTTAATGCAGGAATAAATTATGCTATCAATAAAAAATTAACCGCTGCACTTACCTACCGATCAAAAGTTAAACTCAATTTTAAAAACACTGATGTTACCTTTAGTAATATTCCTGCTTCGCTGGTTGATCAATATCCATCCTCAACAAATGCCGATGCAGAAATGCCGCTACCTTCGGTTTTGTCAATAGGTTTCAGCTATGAAGTTTTTAAAGGATTAAAGCTGAATTTTGAAACCAACCTCAACAGTTGGTCTTCATTCGATTCTCTAAACTATGAATTTGATGCATCAAACGCAACACTCAATGAAGAATTTCGTCAGTCTCGTAAATACAGAGATGCATTAACACTTCGTTTAGGGGCAATGTATAAAATAAGTAATAAGGTTACAGGCCGTGCAGGTATTGCCTTTGATCAGACTCCGGTAAAAGAAAACTACATGACCCCTGACATGCCTGATGGTGACAGATATGTTTTTGGTATTGGTGCATCGTTTAATGTGAGTAAAGCTTTTGTTATTGAAGGTTCATATAATTTTGAAACCAAGGCCGAGCGTGAAGGGGTAAATAAAGATACCGGATTGAATGGTGCATTCAATTCACTTTCGCATTGTTTTGGTGTTGGCATCAATTATTCATTTTAA